One genomic region from Campylobacter concisus encodes:
- a CDS encoding formate dehydrogenase-specific chaperone — protein MDKNIIKARSYFYEFLAYPMFFYTNDEKFSRWKEQLRYLSANPLSEDSDAAFKNLDKFSFEEFSKEQNDVLFGFTNIPLSASFYEEGRDNGAARLRVIECLKLSPYRRDSELCKDSEDYVGFIFLAMATFLKDEFNDAKNISNKLFSETLNLFVDEFGSLLLAHKEANFFKSYIIILKDFIDLERSILNVEAPAKPKGDSVAMAALKKEPFQSKMPTIKTKLHWEEFSPVISHEFKD, from the coding sequence ATGGATAAAAACATCATAAAAGCAAGATCATATTTTTACGAATTTCTAGCATATCCTATGTTTTTTTACACAAATGATGAGAAATTTTCAAGGTGGAAAGAGCAGTTAAGATACTTAAGCGCAAATCCTTTAAGCGAGGATAGTGATGCTGCGTTTAAAAATTTAGATAAATTTAGCTTTGAAGAATTTTCAAAAGAACAAAATGACGTTCTTTTTGGCTTTACAAATATCCCCTTAAGCGCTTCATTTTATGAAGAGGGCAGAGATAACGGAGCAGCTAGGCTTAGGGTTATTGAATGTTTAAAACTAAGCCCATATAGACGTGATAGCGAGCTTTGCAAAGACAGCGAGGACTACGTTGGATTTATATTTTTAGCGATGGCTACATTTTTAAAAGATGAGTTTAATGATGCAAAAAATATTAGCAATAAGCTATTTTCTGAAACTTTAAATTTATTTGTAGATGAGTTTGGCTCGCTACTTTTGGCTCACAAAGAGGCAAATTTCTTTAAATCATATATTATTATTTTAAAAGATTTCATCGATCTTGAACGCTCTATACTAAACGTAGAAGCACCGGCTAAGCCAAAAGGCGATAGTGTCGCCATGGCAGCACTTAAGAAAGAGCCATTTCAAAGCAAGATGCCAACAATCAAAACCAAACTTCACTGGGAGGAA